CTGAGGTGGAGGACTTGCTTGCTGGTGCTCGTGCTAAGGGAGAAGAGCCGTTTTTGATTTTGCTGGATGAGATTGAAGACCCTCATAACTTGGGCTCCATCCTTCGTACGGCGGACTGCACTGGAGCACACGGTATTATAGTGCCGAAAAGGCGTTCAGCAGCTGTAACTGTAACGGTGTCTAAAACATCGGCAGGTGCTGTGGAGTACGTCCCGGTGGCGCGTGTGAGCAATTTGGGACAAACCATTGACCGTCTTAAAGAAGAAGGTGTATGGGTAGTTGGCACGGATGTTACAGCAACCGATCCCGTCTTTGGGAATGGAGTATTCACCGGTCCCGTAGCGATTGTCATTGGTAACGAAAATAAAGGAATGGGCCGTTTGATCCGCGAGAAATGTGATGTACTCGTCAAGCTGCCAATGGCGGGACAAATCAATTCCCTCAATGCTTCTGTAGCTGCAGGTGTCGTCATGTACGAAGTTTTGCGCGGACGACAGGCACGGGGCTAACGATATGGCTGACACGCGGGATGTTCTGCTTGTGGACGGTTACAACATGATTGGAGCCTGGCCCGAACTTTCCGCACTGGTACAATCTGGTATGCAGGAAGCGAGGGACAGACTTCTAGAACGACTGGCGGATCATCAGGCGTATTCGGGCAGAAGAGTCATCGTCGTATTTGATGCTTACAGGGTGCCAGGATTAGGTAAGACCTTTGCCCAGAGCAAAGTCCAGATTTATTTTACGAGAGAAAAAGAGACAGCCGATGAGTGCATCGAGCGATTAGTTCGTGAATTGAGCAGCAAGAGGAGAAGCATTTACGTAGCGACAAGTGATCAGGTAGAGCAGCATGTGGCCTTTGGCCAGGGAGCACTCAGAGTATCGGCACGAGAATTACTGATCGAGATTGAGGAATCTGAAAGGGAAGTCCAGAAGCGAATCCAGCAGGATAACGCCAAATTGTCCCGCAATTCGCTGGATGGCAAGCTGAGTCCGGAGCTTCGAAAGTTGTTTGAACGCTGGAGAAGAGAATGATCCAGTAATTGGGATACTCTCCATTTTGAAACCATTGACAATTTTGTTAGCGCTCTTCTTTTTTAGGTTGTTGTGGTTGACGGTATCAGGTTACATCGCGTATACTTGTCGTATATTTGAGAGAGTAACGGGTACCTTGCGTTGCAGCCGGAGGGATTGTTAGTGAGTGTGGACCTCAAGGATATCATGTTGTCAAAGTTTGATTACAAAAATGATGAAGACATTGTCGGAGCAGTCCATGAAGGTGATGGGGAAGCGCTGGAGTTTCTGATTAACAAATATCGAAACTTTGTGCGGGCCAAGGCCAGATCCTACTTCCTGATTGGGGCTGATCGCGAGGATATTATTCAGGAGGGCATGATTGGTCTCTACAAATCCATCCGTGATTTTAAGGGAGACAAGCTTGCTTCGTTCAAGGCTTTCGCCGAGTTGTGCATAACACGACAGATTATTACGGCAATTAAGACGGCTACACGACAAAAGCACATTCCTCTGAACTCTTACGTATCTCTGGACAAGCCCATCTATGATGAAGAGTCAGACCGGACGTTGCTCGATGTGATTTGCGGAACACAAGTAAGTGATCCTGAAGAGCTGATAATCAATCAGGAAGAGTTTGTGGGTCTTGAGGACAAAATGTCCGAGATTCTGAGCGAGCTAGAACGCAAGGTACTTATGTTGTATCTGGACGGTCGTTCGTATCAAGAGATTGCTGAAGATCTGGATCGTCATGTGAAATCCATTGATAACGCGCTGCAACGGGTCAAACGTAAACTTGAAAAGTATCTGGAAGTAAGGGATAGTTGAAAGTAGAGGCTGACATGGAAAAGGCTCGAGTTTGAGTCTTTTTTTATTCGTTTTGGGTATGCTGTGCAGGTTTATAAGTGTTGTAAATGATTTATACTAAAAAAGATGAATAATAGATATCGCTTTGATTTTGAAGCAGTATTTCAGAGAATAGCTTCAAAGGATGGACAGATGTAAAAATGCACCACAACCGGGACTGCGAAATGTATGCAAACATTCGTTGACATGGAAAACCCCGTGTGATAAAGTGTTTTAGGTAGGCCTAAATTCGCGGTTTTTTTTAGGATCAATTATGAGACTTCCGGTGTTGGATGTCTTCGGGAGGTGCACATCATGCGGGTAATTATTACTTTGGCTTGTACAAATTGCAAACAAAGAAATTACACAACGACGAAAAACAAGCGTAATCACCCCGACCGCATGGAGATGAAGAAATTCTGTAAGTCCTGTAACGAACAGACTTCTCATCGGGAAACCAGATAGTTTTTGGAGGTGTAGTCGGCGTGAAACGCAGTTTCAAGTCTCTGTTTTCCTTTTTCTCTGAAAGCTGGGCTGAACTCAAGAAAGTTCGCTGGCCCAATCGTAAAGAACTGACCAACTATACGCTGATTGTCATAGGGACGATTGCGTTCGTCACGATTTATTTTTGGGTTCTCGATATCGGCATTTCCGCTGTGATCGAAGCGATTATCTAGGAAGGGTTCCAGGTGGCTTGATATGGAAAAAAGATGGTACGTCGTTCATACCTATTCAGGGTATGAGAACAAAGTCAAAGCCAATTTGGAAAAACGCGTTGAGTCCATGGGCATGGAAGACAAGATATTCCGTGTTCTTGTTCCTATGGAAGAAGAACTGGTAACCAAGGACGGTAAGAAAAAAACCGTTATGCGTAAAGTCTACCCTGGTTATGTCTTGGTCGAAATGGTCCAAACCGATGATTCTTGGTATGTTGTACGCAACACGCCAGGTGTTACGGGATTTGTAGGATCGACAGGCTCGGGTTCCAAGCCGACGCCATTGCTTCCAGAAGAAGTTGAACAGATTCTGAAGCATATGGGCATGGTAGAGCCGAAACCGAAGATTGAATTCGATGTTAAGGAATCCGTGCGAATTAAAGTTGGTCCTTTTGCGAATTTTGTGGGCTCCGTGGAAGAAATTTTGGTTGAGAAGAGCAAGCTTAAGGTTCACGTCAACATGTTTGGACGGGAAACCCCGCTTGAGTTGGATTATACTCAAGTGGAGAAAATATAGATTTTTCTTACAGGTTTCTTGTGGGAGGATCAATAGGTCCGTCTACCACTATTGAGTCAAGGAGGTGTCATCCATGGCAAAAAAGGTAATTAAAATGGTAAAACTGCAGATCCCTGCAGGGAAAGCTAATCCAGCGCCTCCAGTAGGTCCAGCTTTGGGTCAAGCAGGTGTCAACATTATGGCATTCTGTAAAGAGTTCAATGCTCGTACTGCTGATCAAGCAGGCCTGATTATCCCGGTTGAAATTTCGGTATTTGAGGATCGTTCTTTTACGTTCATCACCAAAACTCCACCGGCTGCTGTTCTGTTGAAAGTTGCTGCTAAAATCGAAAAAGGTTCCGGTGAACCGAATAAAACGAAAGTTGCAACTGTAAATCGCGCTGCTGTTCGTCAAATTGCAGAGCAAAAAATGCCTGACCTTAACGCAGCTTCCGTAGAATCGGCAATGCGTATGGTTGAAGGTACTGCTCGCAGCATGGGTATCACCATCGTAGATTAATTTTATTAATCTACGTGTGCCGGCGGTTTGACTGTCCGGCAAGTGTGGGAGGAATATCCGCTAATACCACATAAGGAGGAAAAGATAATGGCTAAACATGGTAAGAAGTACCTGGAAGCTGCTAAGCTGATTGACAGCGAAGCAACTTATGAGCCTTTGGAAGCCGTTGAATTGGTGAAAAAGGCTGCAACTGCTAAATTCGACGAAACCGTTGAAGCTGCAGTTCGTCTGGGCGTAGATTCCCGTAAACAAGACCAGGCTGTTCGTGGTGTTGTTGTCCTGCCACATGGTACGGGTAAAACACAACGCGTTCTGGTATTTGCAAAAGGTGACAAAGTGAAAGAAGCGGAAGCGGCTGGCGCTGATTTTGTTGGCGATCAAGATATGATCAACAAAATCCAACAAGGCTGGTTCGAATTCGACGTCTGCGTTGCGACACCTGATATGATGAGTGAGGTTGGTAAACTGGGTCGTTTGCTCGGTGGTAAAGGTTTAATGCCTAACCCTAAAGCAGGCACAGTTACTTTCGACGTTGCCAAGGCTGTTCAAGAAATTAAAGCCGGTAAAATCGAATACCGTCTCGACAAAGCAGGTCAAATTCACGCACCAATCGGCAAAGCATCTTTCAGTGCTGAGCAACTGAACGAGAACCTTAAAGCCTTGATTGAAGCCTTGAACCGTGCGAAGCCAGCGGCTGCTAAAGGTGTATACCTGAAAAACATCGCTATTTCTTCGACTATGGGACCAAGTGCACGTGTGAACACATCTGTTTACAGATAATATTTCGGTTGACACGTTCAATCAAATTTGTTATTCTGTAAAAGTTGTGAGTCCTTGTGACTGACCGTTAAAGTTGAATATGCTTACCGTAGACAGTAGGTGCTTTCGGGCTTAATTTCCTACCGAGGTGTTATGATAGAACGTTTCATGCGACGGGCTTGTCCCGTCCATGTGGATTTATCAAGCCTTCGTACTCTACGGAGGCTTTTTTCATGCTCATGAAAACGACTTTGGTAGAACGCCAGAATGGGTGTTTCTAACAAAGTAGATAAATTGATCAGGAGGTGTACAGTTTGGCAAATGCAAAGGTGATTCAAGCAAAACAAGAAGCTGTTGAAGTTGTAGCTGCAAAATTGCGCGAGAGCGTAACAACTGTAGTTGCAGACTATCGCGGTCTGAATGTTGCCCAAGTAACTGAGCTGCGTAAGCAGCTTCGCGAAGCCGGAATCGAATTTCAAGTGCTGAAAAACACACTGCTCCGCCGTGCAACTGCGGCAGCAGAATTGACTGAACTGGACGCAGTATTGACAGGTCCTACTGCAATCGCGTTCGGCAAAGATGATGCAGTGTCTGCAGCTAAAATCTTGAACGATTTCGCTAAGAAAAACAATGCATTGGAACTGAAAGGTGCAGTTGTAGAAGGTCGTGTGATCGGTGTTGAGGAAATCAAAGCGCTGGCAGAACTGCCATCCCGCGAAGGTCTCCTTTCCATGCTCCTCAGCGTGCTTCAAGCTCCTATGCGCAACTTCGCGCTTGCGGTTAAAGCTGTTGCAGATAAAGAAGAGCAAAGTGCATAAGTTGGGATTTAAACCTGCTGTATAGCAGTTAAGAACAAAAAAATACGAATTTAAATGGAGGTTCAACCATGAGTAAAGAGCAAATCTTGGAAGCAATTAAAGGTATGTCCGTATTGGAACTGAACGATCTCGTGAAAGCAATCGAAGAAGAATTCGGCGTAACTGCAGCAGCTCCAGTAGCTGTAGCAGGTGGCGCAGCAGGTGGCGCAGCAGAAGCTGAGCAATCCGAGTTCGACGTAATCTTGACAAGCGCTGGCGCTTCCAAAATCAACGTTATCAAAGCAGTTCGCGAAATTACAGGTCTTGGCCTGAAAGAAGCAAAAGAACTGGTTGACAACGCTCCAAAACCATTGAAAGAAAAAGTTGCAAAAGAAGAAGCTGAATCCGTTAAAGCAAAATTGGAAGAAGCAGGCGCTTCTGTAGAAGTAAAATAATTGACTGCTCTTTAGCAGACAATGAATTAAAACAAACCCCTTGAGGTGATCTTCAAGGGGTTTGTTGCTGTAAAGCGGTAGTACAAACAGGTCTGAAATATTATTCTAAAGGCTATGATGTTAATATAACCGTACAACCGAAAGAGGTGGGCGTGAATGGCTGATCATTATTACTCCAGACGGCCAGAGACGGCACATGAACGGCGAAGTCTAG
This window of the Paenibacillus polymyxa genome carries:
- the rplJ gene encoding 50S ribosomal protein L10, whose protein sequence is MANAKVIQAKQEAVEVVAAKLRESVTTVVADYRGLNVAQVTELRKQLREAGIEFQVLKNTLLRRATAAAELTELDAVLTGPTAIAFGKDDAVSAAKILNDFAKKNNALELKGAVVEGRVIGVEEIKALAELPSREGLLSMLLSVLQAPMRNFALAVKAVADKEEQSA
- the rpmG gene encoding 50S ribosomal protein L33, whose product is MRVIITLACTNCKQRNYTTTKNKRNHPDRMEMKKFCKSCNEQTSHRETR
- the sigH gene encoding RNA polymerase sporulation sigma factor SigH, which codes for MSVDLKDIMLSKFDYKNDEDIVGAVHEGDGEALEFLINKYRNFVRAKARSYFLIGADREDIIQEGMIGLYKSIRDFKGDKLASFKAFAELCITRQIITAIKTATRQKHIPLNSYVSLDKPIYDEESDRTLLDVICGTQVSDPEELIINQEEFVGLEDKMSEILSELERKVLMLYLDGRSYQEIAEDLDRHVKSIDNALQRVKRKLEKYLEVRDS
- a CDS encoding NYN domain-containing protein, with amino-acid sequence MADTRDVLLVDGYNMIGAWPELSALVQSGMQEARDRLLERLADHQAYSGRRVIVVFDAYRVPGLGKTFAQSKVQIYFTREKETADECIERLVRELSSKRRSIYVATSDQVEQHVAFGQGALRVSARELLIEIEESEREVQKRIQQDNAKLSRNSLDGKLSPELRKLFERWRRE
- the rplK gene encoding 50S ribosomal protein L11 is translated as MAKKVIKMVKLQIPAGKANPAPPVGPALGQAGVNIMAFCKEFNARTADQAGLIIPVEISVFEDRSFTFITKTPPAAVLLKVAAKIEKGSGEPNKTKVATVNRAAVRQIAEQKMPDLNAASVESAMRMVEGTARSMGITIVD
- the rplA gene encoding 50S ribosomal protein L1 produces the protein MAKHGKKYLEAAKLIDSEATYEPLEAVELVKKAATAKFDETVEAAVRLGVDSRKQDQAVRGVVVLPHGTGKTQRVLVFAKGDKVKEAEAAGADFVGDQDMINKIQQGWFEFDVCVATPDMMSEVGKLGRLLGGKGLMPNPKAGTVTFDVAKAVQEIKAGKIEYRLDKAGQIHAPIGKASFSAEQLNENLKALIEALNRAKPAAAKGVYLKNIAISSTMGPSARVNTSVYR
- the secE gene encoding preprotein translocase subunit SecE; this encodes MKRSFKSLFSFFSESWAELKKVRWPNRKELTNYTLIVIGTIAFVTIYFWVLDIGISAVIEAII
- the rplL gene encoding 50S ribosomal protein L7/L12, translating into MSKEQILEAIKGMSVLELNDLVKAIEEEFGVTAAAPVAVAGGAAGGAAEAEQSEFDVILTSAGASKINVIKAVREITGLGLKEAKELVDNAPKPLKEKVAKEEAESVKAKLEEAGASVEVK
- the nusG gene encoding transcription termination/antitermination protein NusG, which encodes MEKRWYVVHTYSGYENKVKANLEKRVESMGMEDKIFRVLVPMEEELVTKDGKKKTVMRKVYPGYVLVEMVQTDDSWYVVRNTPGVTGFVGSTGSGSKPTPLLPEEVEQILKHMGMVEPKPKIEFDVKESVRIKVGPFANFVGSVEEILVEKSKLKVHVNMFGRETPLELDYTQVEKI
- the rlmB gene encoding 23S rRNA (guanosine(2251)-2'-O)-methyltransferase RlmB; this translates as MEEEWIAGKHSVTEALRSGRTINKIWIADNAQKHLTLPITAEAKKAGIIVLQVDKRKLDQMVPGIQHQGVVAQAAPFAYAEVEDLLAGARAKGEEPFLILLDEIEDPHNLGSILRTADCTGAHGIIVPKRRSAAVTVTVSKTSAGAVEYVPVARVSNLGQTIDRLKEEGVWVVGTDVTATDPVFGNGVFTGPVAIVIGNENKGMGRLIREKCDVLVKLPMAGQINSLNASVAAGVVMYEVLRGRQARG